A window from Leptothermofonsia sichuanensis E412 encodes these proteins:
- a CDS encoding energy-coupling factor ABC transporter ATP-binding protein — MVHTNQLLERERQASVMESAITVTQVSFSYPDLPDVLHQINLSIQPGERVGVIGANGCGKTTLFRLLCGALVPTAGEIVLFGKPVVPGVFRSDVGLVFQNPDDQLFSASVWEDVAFGPQNMGLAPGEVEERVAIALALTNVQTLAHRPPHHLSGGEKKRVAIAGVLAMNPHLLLLDEPSAQLDPRNRRQLIQLLDRLPLTQLIATHDLDLALELCDRTVVLSQGRIVYDGPTETILSDSERLENYSLELPLSYSRPYCQLDHAPVGD; from the coding sequence ATGGTACACACAAACCAATTGCTTGAGCGAGAACGGCAAGCATCCGTGATGGAATCCGCGATTACGGTCACCCAGGTTAGTTTTTCCTACCCCGATCTACCCGATGTATTGCACCAGATCAATCTAAGCATTCAGCCCGGAGAGCGCGTTGGTGTCATTGGTGCCAATGGTTGTGGCAAAACTACGCTGTTCAGGTTGCTCTGCGGTGCGCTGGTACCGACTGCGGGAGAAATTGTGTTGTTTGGCAAACCCGTAGTGCCCGGAGTCTTTCGCTCGGATGTGGGACTGGTGTTTCAGAACCCTGATGATCAGCTTTTTTCCGCCTCAGTCTGGGAGGATGTGGCATTTGGACCGCAGAATATGGGACTGGCCCCAGGGGAGGTAGAAGAACGAGTCGCCATAGCGCTGGCGCTGACCAATGTCCAGACTCTGGCTCACCGCCCGCCACACCATCTTTCTGGTGGAGAGAAAAAACGGGTGGCGATCGCCGGAGTGCTGGCCATGAATCCTCATCTCTTACTGCTGGATGAACCATCTGCCCAGCTTGACCCGCGCAACCGTCGGCAACTGATTCAACTGCTGGATCGTCTGCCACTGACCCAGTTGATTGCCACCCATGACCTGGATCTGGCACTGGAGTTGTGCGATCGCACAGTGGTGTTAAGTCAGGGGCGGATTGTTTACGATGGCCCTACCGAAACTATCCTGAGTGACTCGGAACGGCTGGAAAACTATTCTTTAGAGCTACCCCTGAGCTACAGTCGCCCCTACTGCCAGCTTGACCATGCTCCTGTTGGGGACTAG
- the cbiQ gene encoding cobalt ECF transporter T component CbiQ translates to MRLNLDVYSSGDSWIHRWQPKQKLIGLGGVIFAFASVHDLRLVPAMLMVTAVFYASSNLPASFLLNRLRYPGLFLFGMVSLLPFLSGETVIWQWGLLSLYKEGGIAVALIAARFFSILTLGLILLATTRFVVLIQVLRSLGLPPVLADMTLLSYRYLYDTADNLATMQTAMRLRGFDQSRKWFFLHPNWQTLKQLAALAGTLLIRSYEQSEQVYQAMRLRGYGVRRAGYGVQGMGHEGAGEGGKCLTSWSTIALWVTLLVAAGFVIAEILL, encoded by the coding sequence ATGAGATTAAACCTGGATGTCTACTCCTCTGGAGATTCCTGGATTCATCGCTGGCAACCAAAGCAAAAGTTGATTGGTTTGGGCGGCGTGATCTTTGCCTTTGCGTCCGTCCATGACTTGAGATTGGTGCCTGCCATGCTGATGGTGACTGCGGTTTTCTATGCCAGTTCCAACCTGCCAGCTTCCTTTCTGCTCAACCGCCTGCGCTATCCTGGCTTATTCCTATTCGGGATGGTTTCGTTGTTACCGTTTCTGTCAGGGGAGACGGTGATCTGGCAATGGGGCCTTCTTTCTCTTTACAAGGAGGGAGGGATAGCGGTGGCGTTGATTGCTGCCCGGTTCTTCTCTATTCTCACCCTGGGGCTAATTTTGTTGGCGACAACACGATTTGTGGTCTTAATTCAGGTGCTGCGATCGCTGGGGTTGCCTCCCGTCCTGGCAGATATGACGCTGCTCAGCTATCGCTATTTATACGACACAGCCGATAATCTGGCGACAATGCAAACGGCGATGCGACTGCGTGGCTTTGACCAATCCCGAAAATGGTTCTTTTTACACCCAAACTGGCAAACCTTGAAACAACTGGCTGCCCTGGCTGGAACCCTACTGATCCGCAGTTATGAACAATCTGAGCAGGTTTATCAGGCGATGCGGCTGCGGGGGTACGGGGTACGGAGGGCAGGGTACGGGGTGCAGGGTATGGGGCACGAGGGAGCGGGGGAGGGCGGTAAATGCCTGACTTCCTGGAGTACAATCGCCCTCTGGGTGACACTTCTGGTGGCGGCTGGTTTTGTAATAGCTGAGATTCTGCTTTAG
- the cbiM gene encoding cobalt transporter CbiM, whose product MHVPDGILPAQVCIGGYAITGLVTWYSLRQINRMQDPTQGVPKAALLTAAFFVASLIHIPIPPASVHLVLNGLLGCVLGYYAFPAILIGLFFQAATFGHGGLSTLGVNAVIMGIPALLAYHIFRLRQKLNGRVKSSMASGIFAFLAGATGLTLSALLFFTIVVTTIPANLDAATERAAVLALLLAHIPLAVLEGIFTVMLVLFLERVKPELLQNEG is encoded by the coding sequence ATGCACGTTCCCGATGGTATTTTGCCCGCTCAGGTTTGCATTGGTGGCTACGCTATAACCGGTCTGGTCACCTGGTATTCCTTACGTCAGATCAATCGGATGCAGGACCCCACCCAGGGAGTTCCCAAAGCGGCCCTGCTGACGGCGGCATTCTTTGTCGCTTCCCTGATTCATATTCCAATTCCCCCGGCCAGTGTTCATCTGGTGTTAAATGGGCTTTTGGGTTGTGTTTTAGGTTACTACGCCTTCCCAGCCATTTTGATTGGGTTGTTCTTTCAGGCAGCGACCTTTGGGCACGGTGGTCTCAGTACGTTGGGGGTTAATGCTGTGATTATGGGTATTCCAGCATTACTGGCTTATCATATTTTTCGACTGCGGCAAAAATTGAATGGCCGGGTTAAATCGAGTATGGCTTCTGGAATCTTTGCTTTTTTGGCGGGTGCCACCGGGTTGACCCTTTCAGCGCTGCTCTTTTTCACCATTGTGGTAACGACCATTCCCGCCAACCTGGATGCTGCAACGGAACGGGCCGCCGTTCTGGCATTGTTGCTGGCCCATATTCCGCTGGCAGTCCTGGAGGGGATTTTTACGGTGATGCTGGTGCTGTTTCTGGAGCGGGTGAAGCCAGAACTGTTACAGAACGAGGGGTAA
- a CDS encoding carboxypeptidase-like regulatory domain-containing protein — protein sequence MKWLIPMTCLMLMGLVGRVHAHGVEIEYQSTQALDIQATYDTGEPMKNAQVSVYAPGKDTPWLTGTTNDQGRFTFAPDTSQPGNWEVKVRLAGHGGILAIPVAANQGGANQGGTAIAQKHTGYTPLQQGVMTLSVIWGLVGTALFFARRK from the coding sequence GTGAAGTGGTTGATTCCGATGACTTGCCTGATGCTGATGGGGCTGGTGGGACGGGTTCATGCCCACGGGGTTGAGATTGAATATCAATCCACCCAGGCACTGGATATTCAGGCGACATACGACACGGGTGAACCGATGAAAAATGCTCAGGTTAGCGTTTATGCACCGGGCAAAGATACCCCCTGGTTAACTGGAACCACAAATGACCAGGGACGGTTCACCTTTGCCCCAGATACCTCCCAACCCGGAAACTGGGAGGTAAAAGTTCGTCTGGCAGGGCATGGGGGAATCCTGGCAATTCCGGTAGCCGCCAATCAGGGAGGAGCCAATCAGGGAGGGACTGCGATCGCTCAGAAGCATACTGGCTACACTCCCTTGCAACAGGGAGTCATGACCCTGTCCGTCATCTGGGGACTGGTGGGGACTGCTCTCTTCTTCGCCCGGAGGAAGTAG
- a CDS encoding DUF4382 domain-containing protein produces MKQCLVVLAGAGLIILGGVSGCANNQTAMTPSPAATSPTTASSADSGTLEIRANGEDFARQGFTSKDGWQISFENVYVTLSDVTAYQTDPPYDPRKDQALKATQQVSLEKVQTVDLAAGDEKADPVLIGEVKAPAGRYNALSWRMVKPLEGPAQGYPLLLKGKAVKEGRTIDFSLKIDQEMAFSCGDFVGDDRKGTLTPGGQADLEATFHFDHLFGDGEAAATDELNQKALGFEPLAAIAEADRLDVDMTTLKQKLTPEDFNKLKTILPSLGHVGEGHCKEILLQT; encoded by the coding sequence ATGAAGCAGTGTTTAGTGGTTCTGGCAGGTGCAGGATTAATTATCTTGGGCGGTGTTTCAGGGTGTGCAAACAATCAGACGGCGATGACTCCCTCCCCTGCCGCCACCTCGCCAACCACAGCTTCGTCTGCCGATAGTGGCACTCTGGAAATTCGCGCTAACGGTGAAGACTTTGCACGCCAGGGGTTCACTTCTAAAGATGGCTGGCAAATCAGCTTTGAAAATGTTTACGTTACCTTGAGTGATGTGACCGCTTATCAGACCGATCCCCCCTATGATCCGCGAAAGGATCAGGCGCTGAAAGCAACCCAGCAGGTGAGCTTAGAGAAAGTGCAGACGGTCGATCTGGCGGCTGGGGATGAAAAGGCAGATCCCGTTCTGATCGGTGAGGTGAAAGCACCTGCCGGGCGCTACAATGCGCTTTCCTGGAGGATGGTGAAACCATTAGAGGGACCCGCTCAGGGGTATCCTCTGTTGCTCAAGGGCAAAGCCGTTAAGGAGGGAAGAACGATAGACTTCAGTCTAAAAATCGATCAGGAAATGGCGTTTAGTTGTGGTGATTTTGTGGGGGACGATCGCAAGGGCACCTTAACTCCAGGGGGACAGGCAGATCTGGAAGCAACCTTCCACTTTGATCACCTGTTTGGGGATGGAGAGGCAGCCGCAACCGATGAGTTAAATCAAAAGGCACTTGGGTTTGAACCGCTGGCGGCGATCGCTGAGGCTGACAGGCTGGATGTTGATATGACGACATTGAAGCAAAAGCTTACCCCGGAGGATTTTAACAAGCTAAAAACGATTTTGCCGTCTTTGGGACATGTGGGTGAAGGACACTGTAAGGAAATCCTGCTTCAGACGTAA
- the rplS gene encoding 50S ribosomal protein L19: MHAQEIIRSIEAEQMKTDLPVIYIGDTVKVGVIIQEGGKERTQPYEGVVISKKGSGINQNITVRRTFQGVGVERVFLVHSPRIESIKVLRRAKVRRAKLYYLRDRVGKATRLKQRFDRAL, encoded by the coding sequence ATGCACGCCCAGGAAATTATCCGCTCGATTGAAGCGGAGCAAATGAAAACGGATTTGCCGGTGATCTACATCGGTGACACAGTTAAAGTCGGTGTCATCATTCAGGAAGGGGGTAAGGAGCGGACCCAGCCCTACGAAGGCGTTGTCATTTCCAAGAAGGGATCTGGCATCAATCAGAACATCACTGTTCGACGCACTTTCCAGGGGGTTGGGGTAGAACGGGTCTTCCTGGTTCACTCTCCTCGAATTGAGAGCATTAAGGTGTTACGTCGGGCGAAAGTCCGTCGTGCCAAGCTTTATTACCTGCGCGATCGCGTCGGTAAGGCAACCCGCCTCAAGCAGCGATTTGATCGGGCACTTTAG
- the secE gene encoding preprotein translocase subunit SecE encodes MSGVQVLQGALKLLVNQPGIGLRKRYLNGRKVAVAKEDAKVQEANSGFNPSAFLQETKDELDKVVWPSRQQLISESIAVILMVILSASLIYLVDNLFVWAAQKVFG; translated from the coding sequence ATGTCGGGGGTTCAAGTCCTCCAGGGCGCGCTGAAGCTTTTGGTGAACCAGCCAGGGATTGGGTTGAGAAAGCGGTATCTGAACGGGAGGAAAGTGGCTGTGGCAAAAGAGGACGCAAAGGTGCAGGAAGCAAATTCCGGGTTTAACCCCTCCGCTTTCCTGCAAGAAACCAAGGATGAGCTGGATAAAGTAGTCTGGCCCAGCCGCCAGCAACTGATTAGCGAGTCAATCGCGGTCATTTTGATGGTTATCCTTTCAGCCAGCCTCATTTACCTGGTTGACAATCTGTTTGTATGGGCAGCCCAGAAGGTGTTTGGATGA
- the nusG gene encoding transcription termination/antitermination protein NusG — MTYTSDEFQDFAQTDTEDGEQVYSRESGRWYAVQVASGCEKRVKASLEQRIETLDVADRIFQIEIPQTPAVKLRKDGSRQNTEEKVFPGYVLVNMIMDDDTWQVVKNTPNVINFVGAEQKRRYGRGRGHVKPMPLGPSEVERIFKQTQEQEPVVKIDMAAGDKILVLSGPFKDFEGEVIEVSPERSKLKALLSIFGRDTPVELEFNQVQKES; from the coding sequence ATGACATATACCTCAGACGAATTCCAGGATTTTGCTCAGACGGATACCGAAGATGGGGAGCAGGTATACTCTCGTGAAAGTGGTCGCTGGTATGCGGTTCAGGTTGCTTCTGGTTGCGAAAAGCGCGTCAAGGCAAGTTTGGAGCAGCGGATTGAAACGCTCGATGTAGCAGACCGTATCTTTCAGATTGAGATCCCCCAAACTCCTGCGGTCAAGCTTCGCAAAGACGGCTCTCGTCAGAATACTGAGGAGAAAGTTTTTCCTGGCTATGTCCTGGTCAACATGATTATGGATGACGACACCTGGCAGGTGGTCAAAAATACCCCAAACGTAATTAACTTCGTTGGGGCGGAGCAAAAACGTCGCTATGGACGAGGACGGGGCCACGTCAAACCGATGCCACTGGGTCCTTCAGAAGTTGAACGCATCTTTAAGCAGACTCAGGAGCAGGAGCCAGTCGTTAAGATTGACATGGCGGCTGGAGACAAGATTCTGGTGCTTTCTGGTCCCTTTAAGGATTTTGAAGGGGAAGTAATTGAGGTCAGCCCAGAACGCAGTAAGCTGAAAGCTCTGCTGTCCATATTTGGGCGTGACACCCCCGTAGAGTTAGAGTTCAATCAGGTTCAGAAAGAGAGCTAA
- the rplK gene encoding 50S ribosomal protein L11, with the protein MAKKVVAVIKLAISAGKANPAPPIGPALGQHGVNIMMFCKEYNARTADQAGMVVPVEISVYEDRSFTFVLKTPPASKLIAKAAGVERGSGEPNRKKVGSITRSQLQEIAQAKMPDLNANDIEAAMKIVEGTARNMGITVKD; encoded by the coding sequence ATGGCTAAGAAAGTAGTTGCAGTGATTAAGCTGGCGATTTCCGCTGGCAAGGCAAACCCTGCCCCTCCAATTGGTCCCGCGCTGGGGCAACATGGGGTCAATATCATGATGTTTTGTAAGGAGTATAACGCCAGAACTGCTGACCAGGCAGGAATGGTTGTTCCGGTAGAAATTTCGGTCTATGAAGATCGGAGTTTTACCTTTGTCCTCAAAACGCCCCCCGCTTCAAAGCTGATTGCCAAAGCTGCCGGAGTGGAACGAGGGTCTGGCGAACCCAACCGCAAGAAAGTGGGTTCAATCACCCGCTCTCAGTTGCAGGAAATCGCCCAGGCGAAAATGCCTGACCTGAACGCAAACGACATCGAAGCTGCGATGAAGATTGTGGAAGGGACAGCCCGCAATATGGGCATTACCGTAAAAGACTAG
- the rplA gene encoding 50S ribosomal protein L1 codes for MRKLSKRLQELHQKVEDRPYQPLEALNLLKETATAKFPESAEAHIRLGIDPKYTDQQLRTTVVLPKGTGQTVRVAVIARGEKVTEATNAGADIAGSEELINEIQQGMMDFDLLIATPDMMPQVAKLGKLLGPRGLMPSPKGGTVTFDLPQAISEFKAGKLEFRADRTGIVHVMFGKASFPAEDLLINLKALQETIDRNRPSGAKGRYWRSVFVAATMGPSIQVDINGLRDLKLGEAA; via the coding sequence ATGCGTAAATTATCCAAACGACTGCAAGAACTTCATCAGAAAGTCGAAGACCGCCCCTACCAGCCACTTGAAGCCCTGAATCTATTGAAGGAAACCGCAACCGCAAAGTTTCCCGAATCCGCTGAAGCCCATATCCGTCTGGGCATTGACCCCAAGTATACTGATCAGCAATTGAGAACAACCGTTGTCCTGCCTAAGGGGACTGGTCAGACTGTTCGGGTTGCCGTCATTGCCCGGGGTGAGAAAGTAACCGAAGCCACTAATGCCGGAGCAGACATTGCTGGTTCGGAAGAGTTGATTAATGAGATCCAGCAGGGGATGATGGATTTTGACCTGCTGATTGCGACCCCCGATATGATGCCTCAGGTGGCAAAGCTGGGTAAGTTGCTGGGCCCGCGTGGTTTGATGCCATCTCCTAAGGGCGGTACTGTCACCTTTGATCTGCCCCAGGCAATTTCCGAATTTAAGGCTGGTAAGCTGGAGTTTCGGGCAGACCGGACAGGGATTGTTCATGTTATGTTTGGAAAGGCATCCTTTCCGGCAGAAGATTTGCTGATTAATTTGAAGGCATTGCAGGAAACCATTGATCGCAACCGACCATCCGGTGCTAAGGGTCGCTACTGGCGCAGTGTGTTTGTTGCTGCCACAATGGGTCCTTCCATTCAGGTAGACATTAATGGTTTGCGCGATTTGAAACTTGGAGAAGCCGCATGA
- the rplJ gene encoding 50S ribosomal protein L10, with product MGRTLEEKKAMVEELKESLRQSQLAVVIDYKGLTVAEITDLRKRLLATGSTCTVAKNTLMRIAVEGDENWQPMNEFLKGSSAFLLIKDDIGGALKAYQDFQKASKKTELRGGVMEGRALSNADVKAIADLPSKEQLMAQVAGAINGVATKLAVGINQVPASLARAIQAIADKEKDAA from the coding sequence ATGGGTAGAACGTTGGAAGAAAAAAAGGCAATGGTGGAGGAACTCAAGGAAAGCTTGCGTCAATCTCAGCTAGCCGTGGTCATTGACTATAAGGGCCTGACGGTGGCTGAGATTACGGATCTGCGTAAGCGGTTGCTGGCAACTGGGAGTACCTGCACGGTGGCAAAGAACACCCTGATGCGAATTGCCGTTGAGGGGGATGAAAACTGGCAACCGATGAATGAGTTCTTGAAAGGCTCGTCTGCCTTTTTGCTGATCAAGGATGACATTGGAGGTGCCCTGAAGGCATACCAGGACTTCCAGAAGGCATCCAAGAAGACTGAGCTGCGCGGTGGTGTGATGGAGGGACGCGCTCTATCTAACGCCGATGTGAAAGCGATTGCTGATCTGCCATCGAAGGAGCAACTGATGGCTCAGGTTGCCGGTGCCATCAACGGTGTGGCAACCAAGCTGGCCGTAGGCATCAACCAGGTGCCTGCGTCTCTGGCGCGTGCCATTCAGGCGATCGCGGACAAAGAGAAAGATGCTGCCTGA
- the rplL gene encoding 50S ribosomal protein L7/L12, which translates to MSAVTDEILEKLKTLTLLEAADLVKQIEEAFGVSAAAPVGGFAMAAPVGATAPAEEVEEKTEFDVVLEEVPADKKIAILKVVRTLTGLGLKEAKDLVEAAPKAVKEGIAKADAEDAKKQLEEAGAKVSVK; encoded by the coding sequence ATGTCCGCAGTCACTGATGAAATTCTGGAAAAGTTAAAAACGCTGACTCTGCTGGAAGCCGCTGATCTGGTGAAGCAAATTGAAGAAGCCTTTGGGGTCAGCGCGGCTGCACCCGTTGGTGGATTTGCAATGGCGGCTCCTGTGGGTGCCACCGCTCCAGCGGAAGAAGTGGAAGAGAAGACCGAATTTGATGTTGTTCTGGAAGAAGTTCCGGCTGACAAAAAGATTGCTATTCTAAAGGTCGTTCGTACCCTGACTGGTCTGGGCTTGAAGGAAGCCAAAGACCTGGTGGAAGCTGCACCAAAAGCCGTTAAAGAAGGTATCGCTAAGGCTGACGCTGAAGATGCCAAAAAGCAGCTAGAGGAAGCTGGTGCAAAGGTATCGGTGAAGTAG
- a CDS encoding GlsB/YeaQ/YmgE family stress response membrane protein: MWNLIAWAILGLLAGAIAKAIYPGTQGGGILATILLGIVGAFIGGALYSLITTGTIAVSATAPFNFLGVVIAVLGAIIAIWLWGLVTRRAA, from the coding sequence ATGTGGAACCTCATTGCTTGGGCTATTTTGGGTCTGTTAGCAGGGGCGATCGCAAAAGCCATTTACCCTGGGACTCAGGGAGGTGGCATTCTGGCCACCATCCTGTTGGGTATTGTCGGTGCCTTTATTGGTGGGGCACTGTATTCCTTAATCACCACAGGGACAATAGCCGTTTCAGCAACGGCTCCCTTTAACTTTTTGGGGGTTGTAATTGCTGTTCTTGGCGCGATCATTGCCATCTGGCTGTGGGGACTGGTTACTCGCCGCGCGGCTTAA
- a CDS encoding bifunctional serine/threonine-protein kinase/ABC transporter substrate-binding protein: MENRLFSVIEMLGELLGARYKVIEILGSGGFGHTYIAEDTQRPGNPRCVLKHLTFASPNTAILDQVRRLFRAEAETLEKLGKHDQIPQLLAYFEENREFYLVQEFIEGRSLSQEFADGIRFNESQVIALLEDVLAVLVFVHSQGVIHRDIKPENLIRRHQDGKLVLIDFGAVKTISNTVAEAIGETSLSVPIYTSGYGASEQCLGKPRFSSDLYSLGMVAIQALTGLRPSQIPQDFNTSEVIWRDQVEVSDALAAFLDRMVAYHFLHRYQTASEALQALRQIISGAPTVMTHLSTSTSRVGATVIPSPDTQPQPAGHRQGQHAGRRLSKAEKAIVIAGSAIAATAAIAFFSRNLSQSPLFPELPSIGESPLSILSPEEAALLTERASRGEKILNKWQTNLQKQEGTEQFAAGNYAAATAAFQASLKADPTDPETLIYLNNARIGANPSYEIAAVAIPLGDDALRSALEVLRGVAQAQDEVNRAGGINGVPLKVRLVDDGNQPETARQLAKALSGDPAILGVVGHTISDTTIAAAEIYQKQRLVMVAPISSAVQLSNLGNYVFRTIPSDQLTARALVNHLLNRLKQRKVVVFFNSASEYSTSLKNEFRNALFYSAGIEPMEEFDLARPDFDPAESVNRAIAAGAEAIMLASDHTRADRAIQVIWVNGKRLQLLAGESLFSQNMLRLAGKYATDMVIAVPADLTQPAFRQSFAALWGTTIPLSWRTALGYDATAVLIKALEKETTRAGIQRVISQADFTARGSTGTIRFLPTGDRKGGVELMTVAPVASQKSIRYDFKPLLSQGL, encoded by the coding sequence GTGGAGAATCGGCTGTTCTCTGTGATTGAGATGCTGGGTGAACTTCTTGGTGCACGCTACAAAGTAATTGAAATTCTGGGATCGGGAGGCTTTGGGCACACCTACATTGCCGAAGACACTCAGCGTCCGGGTAATCCTCGCTGTGTGCTAAAACACCTCACCTTTGCCAGCCCCAATACGGCGATTTTAGACCAGGTGCGGCGACTCTTTCGGGCTGAAGCAGAAACCCTGGAAAAGTTAGGTAAGCACGATCAAATTCCCCAACTCCTGGCCTATTTTGAAGAAAACCGGGAGTTTTACCTGGTTCAAGAATTTATTGAAGGGCGATCGCTCAGTCAGGAGTTTGCGGACGGAATCCGCTTTAATGAAAGCCAGGTCATTGCTCTGCTGGAGGATGTACTGGCAGTCTTGGTATTTGTCCATAGTCAGGGAGTCATCCATCGAGACATTAAGCCAGAGAACCTGATTCGGCGTCATCAGGATGGCAAGCTTGTCTTGATTGACTTTGGAGCGGTGAAGACGATCAGCAACACAGTGGCAGAGGCAATCGGGGAAACAAGTCTGAGTGTACCAATTTACACTTCTGGCTATGGGGCGAGTGAGCAGTGCCTTGGTAAACCCCGATTTAGCAGCGACCTCTACTCCCTGGGTATGGTTGCGATTCAGGCACTGACCGGGCTTCGTCCTTCCCAGATTCCCCAGGATTTCAACACCTCTGAGGTGATCTGGCGGGACCAGGTAGAGGTGAGTGATGCGCTGGCGGCCTTTCTCGACAGGATGGTAGCCTATCACTTTCTTCATCGCTACCAGACAGCCTCCGAAGCACTGCAAGCCCTCCGCCAAATTATTTCTGGTGCACCAACGGTGATGACTCACCTGTCAACTTCTACCAGTCGGGTCGGTGCAACGGTGATTCCGTCACCAGATACCCAGCCACAACCAGCGGGACATAGGCAGGGTCAGCATGCAGGGCGAAGACTCTCTAAGGCCGAGAAGGCAATTGTGATTGCCGGGAGTGCGATCGCCGCCACCGCTGCGATTGCTTTCTTTTCCCGCAATCTGTCCCAGTCTCCCCTATTTCCAGAATTACCTTCCATTGGCGAATCCCCACTTTCCATACTCTCTCCTGAGGAAGCGGCACTTTTGACAGAGCGTGCCAGCCGAGGAGAAAAAATATTGAACAAATGGCAGACCAATCTGCAAAAGCAGGAGGGGACGGAACAGTTTGCAGCGGGGAACTATGCAGCGGCAACCGCCGCCTTTCAAGCATCTCTCAAGGCAGACCCCACGGATCCAGAGACGCTCATTTATCTTAACAACGCTCGTATTGGGGCAAACCCCTCCTACGAAATTGCTGCCGTTGCGATTCCCCTGGGGGATGATGCTTTACGATCAGCCCTGGAAGTACTGCGGGGAGTCGCTCAGGCTCAGGATGAAGTGAATCGAGCCGGGGGCATTAACGGGGTACCGCTTAAAGTCAGGCTGGTGGACGATGGAAATCAGCCTGAAACGGCTCGTCAACTGGCAAAAGCCCTGTCTGGTGACCCTGCTATTCTGGGGGTGGTGGGGCACACCATCAGTGATACCACGATCGCCGCCGCCGAGATTTACCAGAAACAGCGCTTGGTGATGGTTGCTCCCATCAGTTCAGCCGTTCAGCTCTCCAATCTCGGTAATTACGTGTTTCGGACGATTCCCAGTGACCAGCTCACCGCAAGGGCTTTGGTCAATCACCTGCTAAATCGGTTGAAGCAGCGGAAAGTGGTTGTTTTTTTCAACTCAGCCAGTGAATATAGCACTTCCCTCAAAAATGAATTTAGAAATGCCCTGTTCTATAGTGCGGGCATTGAACCAATGGAAGAGTTTGACCTTGCCCGCCCTGATTTTGATCCGGCTGAGAGCGTCAATCGGGCGATCGCAGCGGGAGCAGAAGCGATTATGCTGGCATCGGATCACACGCGAGCAGACCGGGCGATTCAGGTGATCTGGGTGAATGGAAAACGACTGCAACTGCTGGCGGGCGAAAGTCTGTTTTCCCAAAACATGCTGAGACTGGCTGGAAAATATGCCACCGATATGGTGATCGCGGTACCGGCTGATCTCACCCAACCTGCCTTTCGGCAGAGCTTTGCTGCCCTCTGGGGAACAACCATTCCCTTAAGCTGGCGCACAGCCCTGGGGTATGATGCAACAGCGGTACTGATTAAAGCCCTGGAGAAAGAGACCACCCGCGCCGGAATTCAACGGGTCATAAGTCAGGCTGACTTTACAGCTAGAGGTTCAACGGGCACCATCCGTTTCCTGCCCACGGGCGATCGCAAAGGCGGCGTTGAACTGATGACCGTCGCTCCGGTCGCTTCCCAGAAATCTATTCGCTACGATTTCAAACCCCTGCTTTCTCAAGGCTTGTGA